Proteins from one Cicer arietinum cultivar CDC Frontier isolate Library 1 chromosome 3, Cicar.CDCFrontier_v2.0, whole genome shotgun sequence genomic window:
- the LOC101494754 gene encoding non-specific lipid-transfer protein 1-like, which yields MARTNVVKFNWLALMICIALGAPILSMAALTCCQVKPTLEACKCFARNGGDSVPQDCCYEAMNLKNNIISSGKDTIAACHCIQEAASKIPDINATAFSIIPQSCGIRLPFNFRLGMNCDSL from the exons aTGGCTAGAACCAATGTGGTGAAATTCAATTGGTTAGCATTGATGATATGCATAGCATTGGGTGCACCAATTCTATCAATGGCTGCATTGACATGTTGTCAGGTGAAACCTACTTTGGAGGCATGCAAATGTTTTGCAAGAAATGGTGGAGACAGTGTTCCACAGGATTGTTGTTATGAAGCTATGAACCTTAAAAACAATATCATCAGTAGTGGCAAGGATACCATTGCAGCTTGCCATTGCATTCAAGAAGCTGCTAGCAAAATCCCTGATATCAATGCTACTGCTTTTTCAATCATTCCCCAATCTTGTGGAATTCGCTTGCCCTTCAATTTTAGACTTGGCATGAATTGTGACAG CTTGTAA
- the LOC101495082 gene encoding non-specific lipid-transfer protein 1-like, whose product MGSSMLVKVTCMVMICLVLGSCVPKANGALPCGQVQLYVASCIGYLRSPGPSVPAPCCNGIRTVNSQSKTTSDRQSVCKCLKTTSLSLPGLNLPALAALPAKCGVNLPYTVTPSINCNTIKY is encoded by the exons ATGGGTAGTTCAATGCTTGTAAAGGTTACATGCATGGTTATGATATGTTTGGTTTTGGGAAGTTGTGTTCCGAAAGCCAATGGTGCACTTCCATGTGGTCAAGTGCAATTATATGTAGCATCATGCATTGGTTATCTAAGGAGTCCTGGTCCATCTGTACCAGCACCATGCTGCAATGGGATTAGAACAGTAAACAGTCAATCAAAAACAACTTCTGATCGTCAAAGTGTATGTAAGTGTCTCAAAACAACTTCACTGAGCTTACCTGGACTCAATCTTCCAGCACTTGCTGCTCTTCCTGCTAAGTGTGGTGTCAACTTGCCCTACACAGTTACCCCTTCCATCAACTGCAACAC GATAAAGTACTGA
- the LOC101495412 gene encoding non-specific lipid-transfer protein 1 — MGSSMLAKVTCMAMICFVMGSSIMKANGEIPCGQVQLYVASCVGYLRSPGPSVPEPCCNGIRTVNSQSKTTADRQSVCNCLKSTALSFPGLNPQALAALPANCGVNLPYKISTSIDCNTIKY, encoded by the coding sequence ATGGGTAGCTCAATGCTTGCAAAGGTTACATGCATGGCTATGATATGTTTTGTTATGGGAAGTAGTATTATGAAGGCCAATGGTGAAATACCATGTGGTCAAGTGCAACTATATGTAGCATCATGCGTTGGTTATCTAAGGAGCCCAGGTCCATCTGTACCAGAACCATGCTGCAATGGGATTAGAACTGTCAATAGTCAATCAAAAACAACTGCTGATCGTCAAAGTGTATGTAATTGTCTCAAATCAACTGCACTGAGCTTCCCTGGACTCAATCCTCAAGCACTTGCTGCTCTTCCTGCTAATTGTGGTGTTAACTTGCCATACAAAATTTCCACCTCCATTGACTGCAACAC